A genomic window from Cloacibacillus evryensis DSM 19522 includes:
- the rimO gene encoding 30S ribosomal protein S12 methylthiotransferase RimO: MKIYCLTLGCAKNRVDSECLAGALAAAGHELVPSAEDAECALVNTCGFIRPAVEESIAAILDLEELKKDKKLQKIGVVGCLVNRYGEDLPSEVPLVDFWARTEDWKFVLEQLKTPGDDARRRGTLPLSSKYSRYLKISEGCGNCCTYCAIPGIRGPLRSLPVEVIVKEAAQLAEEGARELCVVGQDLTVYGTDTDGRPRLIELLDALESSLPHDLWIRLLYLHPSRVDRALLERVAAGRQVLPYLDIPVQHGDPEILAAMNRGIAPETLRGIFRTAREINPDFALRTTCMVGFPGEKKRHFDNLKNFVSEVRFDRMGAFTFFPEEGTVAAALEEQVPERTKNRRLGELMRLQEEISFGRQRCFIGRELKVLVEKIEREEGYAEGRSFREAPEVDGVIEIRNIREDLKEGDIITLRVAEAMPHDMTGEEI; the protein is encoded by the coding sequence ATGAAAATATATTGCCTGACGCTTGGCTGCGCTAAAAACCGGGTGGACAGCGAATGCCTCGCCGGAGCGCTCGCCGCCGCCGGACATGAGCTCGTGCCGTCGGCGGAAGATGCGGAATGCGCGCTGGTGAACACCTGCGGGTTTATACGCCCGGCGGTGGAGGAGAGTATCGCGGCGATACTCGACCTCGAGGAACTCAAAAAAGATAAAAAACTTCAGAAGATCGGCGTCGTGGGCTGCCTTGTGAACCGCTACGGGGAAGACCTCCCCTCCGAGGTGCCGCTGGTGGATTTCTGGGCCAGAACGGAAGACTGGAAGTTCGTCCTCGAACAGTTGAAGACGCCCGGGGATGACGCGCGCCGCCGCGGAACGCTGCCCCTGTCGTCAAAATACAGCCGCTACCTTAAAATAAGCGAGGGCTGCGGCAATTGCTGCACATACTGTGCCATCCCCGGCATCCGCGGCCCGCTGCGCAGCCTGCCGGTCGAGGTCATCGTAAAAGAGGCGGCGCAGCTTGCGGAAGAGGGAGCGCGCGAACTCTGCGTCGTCGGCCAGGACCTTACCGTTTATGGGACTGACACAGACGGCAGGCCGCGCCTCATAGAGCTGCTGGACGCCCTCGAAAGTTCGCTGCCGCATGATTTGTGGATAAGACTGCTCTACCTGCACCCTTCGCGCGTAGACCGCGCGCTTCTTGAACGCGTCGCCGCGGGGCGGCAGGTCCTGCCCTATCTTGACATTCCCGTCCAGCATGGGGACCCGGAGATACTCGCGGCGATGAACCGCGGCATCGCGCCGGAGACGCTTCGTGGGATATTCCGCACGGCGCGGGAGATAAACCCTGATTTCGCCCTGCGCACGACCTGCATGGTAGGCTTTCCCGGGGAAAAGAAACGGCACTTTGACAACTTGAAAAACTTTGTCAGCGAGGTGCGCTTTGACAGGATGGGAGCTTTTACCTTCTTCCCCGAGGAGGGGACGGTCGCGGCGGCGCTTGAGGAACAGGTCCCCGAGCGGACGAAAAACAGGCGCCTCGGCGAGCTCATGCGTCTTCAGGAGGAGATATCCTTCGGGCGCCAGCGGTGTTTTATCGGCAGGGAACTAAAAGTGCTGGTAGAAAAGATAGAGAGAGAAGAGGGCTACGCCGAAGGGCGCTCCTTCCGCGAGGCTCCGGAGGTCGACGGAGTAATAGAGATACGCAATATCAGAGAAGATCTGAAGGAGGGCGACATCATAACCCTGCGCGTTGCAGAGGCGATGCCGCACGACATGACAGGAGAAGAAATATGA
- a CDS encoding phosphatidylglycerophosphatase A family protein — protein MILTPEMKTWYGMIATVGTLGRYSKMPGTLGSIAGTVLWLLFGGIPIWAIAAVAAIGCYAADKYEKAAGREDPGEAVIDEVVGVWISSWGFELTYAVVALFLFRIVDITKPFPVKEFEKLPGGIGIMADDIAGGVIVNLLLHFIHWLIFAGGLSTILELIGK, from the coding sequence ATGATACTTACCCCGGAAATGAAGACATGGTATGGAATGATCGCCACGGTCGGCACCCTCGGACGCTACTCAAAGATGCCGGGCACGCTTGGTTCGATCGCCGGGACCGTGCTGTGGCTGCTCTTTGGCGGCATCCCTATTTGGGCTATCGCGGCGGTGGCGGCCATCGGCTGTTACGCGGCCGATAAATATGAGAAGGCCGCGGGGCGCGAAGATCCCGGCGAGGCCGTTATCGACGAAGTCGTCGGCGTATGGATATCCTCATGGGGGTTTGAACTCACCTACGCGGTGGTGGCTCTTTTCCTCTTCCGCATCGTAGACATAACGAAACCCTTTCCCGTCAAAGAATTTGAAAAACTCCCCGGCGGGATCGGGATAATGGCCGACGATATCGCGGGCGGCGTGATCGTCAACCTGCTCCTGCATTTCATACACTGGCTTATCTTTGCCGGAGGACTTTCAACGATTCTGGAGCTGATAGGGAAATGA
- a CDS encoding CinA family protein, producing the protein MTGKLDVLAAGVIKNFRDRGLSLSLAESCTGGMISAALTGIPGASDIFWGSAVTYINSAKENILGVSPSTLEKHGAVSEECAREMAEGSRRIYGADIAMSVTGIAGPGGGSDEKPVGTVWFGFSSEKGTEAFCCRFDGGRDDIRRRTTERVLSCLIEKCAAAEGRGGVLK; encoded by the coding sequence ATGACGGGAAAACTTGACGTACTTGCAGCCGGGGTCATCAAAAATTTTCGGGATCGCGGACTTTCGCTGTCCCTTGCCGAATCCTGCACAGGCGGGATGATCTCCGCCGCGCTGACCGGCATTCCCGGAGCCTCGGATATTTTCTGGGGATCAGCCGTGACATACATAAACAGCGCGAAAGAGAACATCCTCGGCGTCTCCCCGTCCACGCTTGAGAAACACGGCGCCGTCAGCGAGGAATGCGCGCGCGAAATGGCCGAAGGATCGCGCCGGATATATGGCGCCGACATCGCGATGAGCGTCACCGGCATCGCGGGGCCCGGCGGAGGTTCCGATGAGAAGCCGGTAGGCACCGTCTGGTTCGGCTTCAGTTCGGAAAAAGGCACGGAGGCCTTTTGCTGCCGCTTCGATGGCGGCCGCGACGATATCCGCCGCCGGACCACGGAACGGGTCCTCTCCTGCCTGATCGAAAAATGCGCTGCCGCCGAGGGGCGCGGCGGAGTTTTGAAATAA
- the thpR gene encoding RNA 2',3'-cyclic phosphodiesterase, with the protein MCIKLPQGHTDALGEWLAARRSAETGIRWVAPETIHITLKFCGEIHPDMTEAIAKLLNKEDIGGPVELSVSGVGGFPSLSAPRVVWTGIGGEIGKLKKLQQKAETCAFRCGVAKEWRKFSPHITLGRRNEHGPLPEAAVKAIEKDKIELPAWRVKEIVMMKSELTPGGPIYTPLKHFELRGKL; encoded by the coding sequence ATCTGTATAAAGCTCCCGCAGGGACATACAGATGCCCTTGGTGAATGGCTCGCGGCCAGGAGATCCGCGGAAACGGGGATAAGATGGGTCGCTCCCGAGACTATCCACATAACCCTTAAATTCTGCGGAGAGATACATCCCGATATGACGGAGGCGATCGCGAAACTGCTGAATAAAGAAGATATCGGCGGCCCTGTTGAATTATCGGTATCGGGCGTCGGCGGCTTCCCGAGCCTCAGCGCCCCGAGAGTTGTTTGGACCGGCATCGGCGGGGAGATCGGGAAGTTGAAAAAACTTCAGCAGAAGGCCGAGACCTGTGCCTTTCGCTGCGGCGTGGCAAAAGAATGGCGGAAATTTTCGCCGCACATAACGCTGGGACGCCGCAATGAACACGGACCTCTGCCGGAGGCGGCCGTCAAAGCGATAGAAAAAGATAAAATCGAACTTCCGGCCTGGCGCGTAAAAGAGATCGTCATGATGAAAAGCGAGCTCACCCCGGGCGGACCGATCTACACGCCGCTGAAACACTTTGAGCTCCGCGGCAAACTCTGA
- the recA gene encoding recombinase RecA: MAKKAVTKEDILAQALGEIRGKFGDGSIMRLGDEVQHAVEVIPSGILPLDVALGIGGVPRGRVVEIFGPEGGGKTTIALHILAEAQKAGGIAAFIDAEHALDPRLAAALGVDTANLYLSQPDSGEQAFYILDTLVRSGALDLVVVDSVAALTPQAEIDGKMGEGSNQVGLHARLMSYALRRLTSAIAKSKTTVIFINQLRAQISSGYSQGPTETTTGGRALKFYSSVRIEVRRGKQVSQGDVAIGHELYIKVVKNKQAPPFRTAHTTLIYGKGVPKGMAVLDMALDREVMKRKGSWIAYKGESIGQGKDTVASYIEEHPELMDEITKEVLRKVAEGLGLIDEPEHEEPEDSALDDNVEALLEEGVLKLDITEEPEEGE; the protein is encoded by the coding sequence ATGGCAAAAAAGGCGGTAACCAAAGAAGACATATTGGCGCAGGCCCTTGGTGAGATAAGGGGAAAATTCGGCGACGGCTCCATCATGCGTCTCGGAGACGAAGTGCAGCACGCGGTTGAGGTCATCCCAAGCGGAATCCTTCCTCTTGACGTCGCTCTCGGCATCGGCGGCGTCCCGCGCGGACGCGTCGTTGAAATATTCGGCCCTGAGGGCGGCGGAAAAACCACCATAGCCCTTCACATACTCGCCGAAGCGCAGAAAGCCGGCGGTATCGCCGCCTTCATAGACGCCGAGCATGCGCTGGACCCGCGTCTGGCGGCGGCGCTCGGCGTGGACACCGCGAACCTTTACCTGTCGCAGCCCGACAGCGGCGAACAGGCTTTTTATATACTGGACACCCTGGTCCGCAGCGGCGCGCTTGACCTCGTCGTTGTAGACTCGGTGGCCGCGCTTACGCCGCAGGCCGAGATAGACGGAAAAATGGGAGAGGGCAGCAATCAGGTCGGGCTTCACGCGCGCCTCATGAGCTACGCGCTGCGCCGCCTCACATCAGCCATCGCGAAGAGCAAGACGACGGTTATCTTCATCAACCAGCTGCGGGCACAGATAAGCTCGGGCTACAGTCAGGGGCCGACGGAGACCACGACCGGCGGGCGCGCGCTGAAATTCTACAGTTCGGTCAGAATAGAGGTACGGCGCGGCAAGCAGGTCTCTCAGGGAGACGTCGCCATTGGGCATGAGCTCTACATAAAAGTGGTTAAAAATAAACAGGCGCCGCCGTTTAGAACGGCACATACCACGCTGATCTACGGCAAGGGCGTTCCCAAGGGGATGGCGGTGCTCGACATGGCGCTCGACCGGGAAGTCATGAAACGCAAAGGCTCATGGATCGCTTACAAAGGCGAGAGCATCGGGCAGGGCAAAGATACCGTCGCATCTTATATAGAAGAACATCCCGAACTTATGGACGAAATTACAAAAGAAGTCCTGCGTAAGGTGGCCGAGGGGCTGGGGCTGATAGACGAGCCTGAACACGAAGAGCCTGAAGATTCAGCGCTTGATGACAACGTTGAGGCGCTTCTTGAAGAGGGCGTCCTCAAACTCGATATAACAGAAGAGCCTGAAGAGGGCGAATAG